One segment of Phoenix dactylifera cultivar Barhee BC4 unplaced genomic scaffold, palm_55x_up_171113_PBpolish2nd_filt_p 001914F, whole genome shotgun sequence DNA contains the following:
- the LOC120109223 gene encoding splicing factor U2af large subunit B, with the protein MEDMRGEGGKYGNLANVIIPRPGPNGEPVPGLGKVFLEYADTEGSTKARQGLHGRKFGENQVVAVFYPEIKFAQGEYDG; encoded by the exons atggaggaCATGAGGGGCGAGGGTGGAAAATATG GTAACTTGGCGAATGTTATCATCCCTCGACCTGGTCCAAATGGTGAACCAGTTCCTGGCTTAGGGAAG GTATTTTTGGAGTATGCTGACACTGAGGGATCTACTAAAGCCAGGCAAGGGTTGCATGGAAGGAAATTTGGGGAAAATCAGGTCGTTGCAGTTTTCTATCCAGAGATTAAGTTTGCCCAAGGAGAATATGATGGATAG